Part of the Coriobacteriaceae bacterium genome is shown below.
TTTCCGATTCCGGAGGAGTAAAACCACCACGCCGGGGCGTGTCCCCGACGTTTAGCGAGCTTGTTGGGAGGCTCTCGGCCCAGTGACTGTTACAAAAAACGGCTATAGCAAATTTGTCGTACTTCGATCCGAGGACTACGAGCTCATGGTTCAGGAACAGGCTAAGGCTCGTCTGATGGCTCGTATAGCTGTGGCCGAACGGGAGCGTGCTGCTGGCACGGCACGTGATGCCTTTGAGACTCTCGATGACCTTGAGACAAAATATGACCTATAACGTTAAGATTCTGCCTACAGCTGAACGTTTTCTAGGCAGTTCTTATTTGGACGGAGCGACCGGCACCGTGATCTGCGTCACGTAGGTTGTGGGATCATCGCTGATGATGTCGTCGATGAGGGCGATCTCGCGCGAGGGGCCGGCGGGCGTCAGGTTGTGTTCGTGCATGTAGCCGAGCAGCTGCTCGTAACGTGGGACTGCTTGCCCATGTGTACCGCGGAAGCTTAGGGTCAGGCAGCGCGCGGCAGGTCGCGTCTCGACATCGCCCAGGTAATCATCGGTGTCATCGAGCAGCAGAAAGACCTCGTCGTAGCCATCAAAATCGCCGGCGGCCAGACGCTCGGCGCTGATCCCGACGCCCAGATTGCCCAGATA
Proteins encoded:
- a CDS encoding type II toxin-antitoxin system Phd/YefM family antitoxin; protein product: MTVTKNGYSKFVVLRSEDYELMVQEQAKARLMARIAVAERERAAGTARDAFETLDDLETKYDL